The Methanosphaera sp. BMS genome contains a region encoding:
- the radA gene encoding DNA repair and recombination protein RadA: MAELEDLPSVGEKTAQKLRDAGFGDMMRLATATPKELSVKVEIGEGVAAKVIEAARKAEKIDFETAFEVMERREDVGRITTGAKGLDELIGGGVETQSITEVYGEFGSGKSQISHELAVTTQLPVEEGGLDGDVVFIDTENTFRPERIQQIAEGFGLNVEEVLRRIHVARAFNSSHQMLMADKINELIQRDIPVKLIVVDSLMAHFRAEYVGRESLATRQQKLNQHLHTLQTIANTYNVAVLITNQVQSKPDAFFGTPTKAVGGHVLGHASTYRILLKKGLSGKRIARLVDSPHLPEGEAVFKVTTEGLID; this comes from the coding sequence ATGGCAGAATTAGAAGATTTACCTAGTGTAGGAGAAAAAACAGCACAAAAATTAAGAGATGCAGGTTTCGGAGACATGATGAGATTGGCTACTGCCACACCTAAAGAGCTCAGTGTAAAGGTTGAAATAGGTGAAGGGGTAGCAGCTAAAGTAATTGAAGCAGCAAGAAAAGCAGAAAAAATAGACTTTGAAACAGCATTTGAGGTAATGGAAAGACGTGAAGATGTTGGAAGAATTACCACAGGAGCTAAAGGATTGGATGAACTTATTGGTGGTGGAGTGGAAACACAGTCAATCACTGAAGTTTATGGTGAGTTCGGTTCAGGTAAAAGTCAGATATCTCATGAATTAGCCGTAACCACACAACTTCCTGTAGAAGAGGGTGGACTTGATGGGGATGTAGTATTCATCGATACAGAAAACACATTCAGGCCGGAAAGAATACAACAAATAGCAGAAGGATTTGGATTAAATGTTGAAGAGGTACTTAGAAGAATCCATGTGGCCCGGGCTTTCAACAGCAGTCATCAAATGCTGATGGCAGATAAGATTAACGAATTAATTCAGAGGGATATACCGGTTAAGCTTATAGTGGTTGATTCACTGATGGCTCACTTCAGGGCAGAATACGTTGGCCGTGAATCACTTGCAACACGTCAGCAGAAACTTAACCAACACCTGCACACTCTACAGACAATAGCCAACACATATAACGTTGCAGTACTCATAACCAACCAGGTACAGTCAAAACCTGATGCATTCTTCGGAACGCCTACCAAGGCAGTTGGTGGTCACGTTTTAGGTCACGCATCAACATACAGGATATTGCTTAAGAAGGGATTGTCCGGTAAAAGAATTGCACGATTAGTAGACAGTCCTCATCTTCCTGAAGGAGAAGCAGTATTTAAAGTAACCACCGAAGGATTAATAGATTAA
- a CDS encoding OB-fold nucleic acid binding domain-containing protein: protein MNPDDEKYFKERYQEIKDKVEYKEFLQSIDEIIEENEEDPFITLDQVVSMAIEKYAGRQNIQQTHTNQVQNISSLIEGNGNISIQGRLLAISNIKTFTTKKGREGKVANLTVEDATGKIRVVMWTDNMKYMNRIEEGNIIKVTNLEVRKGYTGDLEVQMRPNSAIQVMPEEVAPDLPAYEEKITNLEDITEDGEYNVIVRITKISTLREIQKDDKTLQIITLDIMDKTGSMEFTLWNNDTKLVETLELKENDTIKIIKARANTRYEQVSLSNSWNGRIVKGDYDLPEFKQEILKLDQAKSEQENVCVIGVITKVYDTITFEKSDGSTGQVRSIEITDDTDSIRVTLWNKETEILMNKGDIIKIEGANVEFDDYSGDRHRLNTGWNAAIVINPEIDDELRQKLSDVSNVGIVKISDVLDINQDEGREVDVLGRILAIADIRQFQRVDGTDGKVRSIDLADETGVVRTSLWDEKSEITQKLGDAIKIENARTRLGQNTMELSVGRSSRIAVPSDEEIENLPSYEQLEMDRYNDRTISQLEENEQNVKLRVRVTNINEVNTFTRTDGRDGRVRSVNVADETGEIQVSLWDDDTDISFVEGSALIIENPSITSQQNHLRLSITNSSTIRKARQDEAEAMLSMREIEAKLFVEKYIEDIEEEDAHIKVKATIEQINGDKILYAMCPNCNKRITQSEEGYICDICGEKIENPDYLMIISCVLQDETGTVSATFFRKQAEDLIGASTQDVIEIFEQTGDETSMASRIEDLIGHEVTIIADSTYNEYEEDIRLNVRKTIIVT from the coding sequence ATGAATCCTGACGATGAAAAATACTTCAAAGAACGATATCAAGAAATCAAAGATAAAGTTGAATATAAGGAGTTCTTGCAAAGTATTGATGAAATAATAGAAGAAAATGAAGAAGATCCATTCATTACATTGGATCAGGTAGTCTCCATGGCAATAGAAAAATATGCCGGAAGACAAAACATACAACAGACACATACAAACCAAGTACAAAACATCTCCTCACTCATAGAGGGAAACGGCAACATCAGTATACAGGGAAGATTGCTTGCAATATCAAACATAAAAACATTCACAACCAAAAAAGGACGTGAAGGAAAAGTGGCAAATCTAACCGTAGAAGATGCAACCGGTAAAATAAGAGTAGTAATGTGGACAGACAATATGAAATACATGAATCGTATTGAAGAAGGAAACATTATAAAAGTCACAAACCTCGAGGTAAGAAAAGGATATACAGGGGACTTGGAAGTACAGATGAGGCCAAACTCCGCAATACAGGTAATGCCCGAAGAGGTAGCACCTGACTTACCTGCATATGAGGAAAAAATCACAAACCTTGAGGACATAACCGAAGATGGTGAATATAACGTTATCGTAAGAATAACCAAGATATCAACACTCAGGGAAATACAGAAGGATGATAAAACATTACAGATAATAACATTGGACATCATGGATAAGACCGGTTCAATGGAGTTTACCCTATGGAACAATGATACAAAACTGGTTGAAACACTTGAACTTAAGGAAAACGATACCATCAAAATCATTAAGGCAAGGGCAAACACCCGATATGAACAGGTATCATTATCCAATAGCTGGAACGGTAGAATAGTAAAAGGAGACTATGACCTGCCGGAATTCAAACAGGAAATACTCAAACTGGACCAGGCAAAATCCGAACAGGAAAATGTATGCGTCATAGGAGTAATAACAAAAGTATATGACACAATAACATTTGAAAAAAGTGACGGATCAACAGGTCAGGTAAGAAGTATAGAAATAACCGATGATACCGATTCAATAAGGGTAACACTCTGGAATAAGGAAACAGAAATACTCATGAACAAAGGCGACATCATAAAGATAGAGGGAGCAAACGTTGAATTTGACGACTACTCAGGTGACAGACACAGACTAAACACCGGATGGAATGCCGCCATAGTCATCAATCCTGAAATCGACGATGAGTTACGTCAAAAACTATCTGATGTATCAAATGTAGGCATCGTAAAAATAAGTGATGTTCTTGACATCAATCAGGATGAGGGAAGAGAAGTTGACGTTCTCGGAAGAATACTTGCAATAGCAGATATAAGACAATTCCAAAGAGTCGATGGAACTGACGGTAAGGTAAGAAGCATTGACCTGGCCGATGAGACAGGAGTAGTCAGAACATCCCTATGGGATGAAAAATCAGAAATAACCCAAAAACTGGGAGATGCAATTAAAATCGAGAATGCACGTACAAGACTTGGACAAAATACCATGGAGTTAAGTGTAGGCAGATCATCACGAATAGCTGTTCCATCAGATGAGGAAATAGAAAATCTTCCATCTTATGAACAACTGGAGATGGACAGATACAATGACCGGACAATCAGTCAGCTGGAGGAAAACGAGCAGAACGTGAAACTTCGTGTAAGGGTGACAAACATCAATGAAGTAAACACATTTACCCGAACTGATGGCCGGGACGGAAGAGTAAGGTCAGTAAACGTTGCAGATGAAACTGGTGAAATACAGGTATCCCTATGGGATGATGACACGGACATATCCTTCGTGGAGGGATCCGCCCTAATCATAGAAAATCCATCAATAACATCACAACAGAATCATCTAAGACTATCCATCACAAACAGTTCAACAATCAGAAAGGCAAGACAGGATGAAGCAGAGGCAATGCTTTCCATGAGGGAAATTGAAGCCAAGTTGTTTGTTGAAAAATACATTGAGGATATTGAAGAAGAGGATGCTCATATAAAAGTCAAAGCAACAATCGAGCAGATTAATGGTGACAAGATACTATATGCAATGTGTCCAAACTGTAACAAACGAATAACACAAAGTGAGGAAGGATACATTTGTGACATATGCGGTGAGAAAATAGAAAATCCTGACTATCTGATGATAATCTCATGCGTACTTCAGGATGAAACCGGAACGGTATCTGCAACATTCTTCAGAAAACAGGCTGAAGACTTGATAGGTGCAAGTACTCAGGATGTAATTGAGATATTTGAACAAACAGGTGATGAAACTTCAATGGCCTCCAGAATTGAAGATCTGATTGGTCATGAAGTAACAATAATAGCCGATTCAACATACAATGAATATGAAGAAGACATCAGATTAAACGTAAGAAAAACAATAATAGTAACATAA
- a CDS encoding isocitrate/isopropylmalate family dehydrogenase, translating to MYNIAVIPGDGIGKEVVEATLKVLDKLPIEFNYTHAVAGDECKENCGEALPDETIQIAKDADAVLFGAAGETAADVIVRLRHELETFVNLRPVKSVQPEKYGNIDFMIVRENTEDLYIGDEEKTPEGAIARKKVTKKASEKICDYAFKYAVDTNRSKVTAVHKANVLKISDGLFKKTFYEVAENYPDIESNDFYVDATAMYLITNPLDFEVIVTSNLYGDILSDEGAGLVGGLGMIPSANIGDNNGLFEPVHGSAPDIAGKLIANPAATILSACMMLDYLGESEQARRVEEVLIDVIQEAKVVTPDLGGNASTYEMAEYIASKL from the coding sequence ATGTATAATATAGCAGTAATTCCAGGAGATGGAATAGGTAAAGAAGTAGTGGAAGCTACACTCAAGGTACTCGACAAGCTACCTATAGAATTTAACTATACCCATGCGGTAGCTGGGGATGAATGTAAAGAAAATTGTGGAGAAGCCCTTCCGGATGAAACAATCCAGATAGCAAAGGATGCCGATGCAGTACTCTTTGGTGCAGCCGGTGAAACAGCGGCTGATGTAATTGTCCGTTTAAGACATGAACTGGAAACATTCGTTAATTTACGACCTGTTAAATCAGTACAACCAGAAAAGTATGGAAACATTGACTTTATGATTGTAAGAGAAAACACCGAAGATTTATATATCGGTGATGAAGAAAAAACACCTGAAGGTGCAATTGCACGTAAGAAAGTGACCAAAAAGGCATCCGAGAAAATCTGTGACTATGCATTCAAGTATGCTGTGGATACAAACAGATCAAAAGTTACGGCCGTACATAAGGCCAACGTACTTAAAATATCCGATGGACTATTCAAGAAGACATTCTACGAAGTAGCAGAAAACTATCCGGACATTGAAAGCAATGACTTCTATGTGGATGCAACTGCAATGTATCTTATTACAAATCCATTGGACTTTGAAGTAATCGTTACATCAAACCTTTACGGTGACATATTATCCGATGAGGGAGCAGGTCTCGTGGGTGGATTAGGTATGATTCCATCAGCAAATATCGGTGACAATAATGGATTGTTTGAACCCGTACATGGTTCTGCACCTGATATTGCAGGTAAACTAATAGCAAATCCTGCAGCCACGATATTATCTGCCTGTATGATGCTTGACTACCTAGGTGAAAGCGAACAAGCAAGACGTGTTGAAGAAGTACTTATTGATGTGATTCAAGAGGCCAAAGTTGTAACACCTGACTTAGGTGGTAATGCTTCAACTTATGAAATGGCAGAGTATATTGCAAGCAAATTATAA
- the mmp11 gene encoding methanogenesis marker protein 11 has protein sequence MEILTPEELKKKYTDPWITPYEEILTITDSDEEKIELIEYHPCPIGSDWMITQYQRTSPIVKCARRDGNKHTYYLDVGKCDLKLIPSLQAAGIAEVSIEGDEIKIHHMGLAGAGVGAAMCRGKAKGVKRVEIYEKGGGSKVGQACVITPKLHKVIIGIDDTDIPTEGATWTLANNIANEIQEEKGYRYLEHITCQLYPNNPNKTRNCVSIALTFAVMESQKEDLIQTVVDKLKKTTLSENTAIAVWDKLYIPKEVENYGLEAKKSMKYIDEACKIAKDNNIRVENVTGEAGLIGALAAIGLYNLPEEYGKVYCQEEEKYLNSSP, from the coding sequence ATGGAAATATTAACACCAGAAGAATTAAAAAAGAAATACACCGACCCATGGATTACACCATATGAGGAAATTCTTACAATTACTGATTCTGATGAAGAAAAAATAGAACTAATTGAATATCATCCATGTCCGATAGGCTCTGATTGGATGATAACCCAATACCAGAGAACAAGTCCAATAGTAAAGTGTGCCAGACGCGACGGCAACAAACACACATATTACCTTGATGTGGGCAAATGTGACTTGAAACTCATACCTAGCCTTCAGGCAGCAGGCATAGCAGAGGTATCAATAGAAGGTGATGAAATAAAGATTCATCACATGGGACTAGCCGGTGCAGGTGTAGGTGCTGCAATGTGCAGGGGAAAGGCCAAAGGTGTAAAAAGAGTGGAAATCTATGAAAAGGGTGGAGGATCCAAGGTAGGCCAGGCATGTGTCATAACCCCGAAGCTGCACAAGGTCATTATTGGAATAGATGATACGGACATACCTACGGAGGGTGCTACCTGGACTCTTGCAAACAACATTGCAAATGAGATTCAAGAGGAAAAGGGCTACAGGTATCTTGAGCATATAACCTGTCAGTTATATCCGAACAACCCCAACAAGACAAGAAATTGCGTATCAATAGCATTGACCTTTGCAGTCATGGAATCACAGAAAGAAGATCTGATTCAGACTGTAGTGGATAAACTCAAAAAAACCACACTATCTGAAAATACCGCTATTGCCGTATGGGATAAACTATACATACCAAAAGAGGTTGAAAATTACGGATTAGAAGCTAAAAAATCAATGAAATACATTGATGAAGCATGTAAAATTGCCAAAGACAATAATATTCGTGTGGAAAATGTAACAGGAGAGGCCGGGCTGATTGGAGCTCTAGCGGCCATCGGATTGTATAACTTACCTGAAGAATACGGTAAGGTATACTGCCAAGAGGAAGAAAAGTACTTGAACTCCTCCCCATAA
- a CDS encoding AEC family transporter, whose translation MPSSLEVILVPTFMIIVGLMLKRLSILESSDSKLLTKIVLNISLPALIFVNLSKADITGDMLILPVMGLLLSFMLLCTAYFYSRFRNYSKKTTWTIMIASSMMNTGFIGFPVSLGVFGNAGFLHAIFYDLSTTILFIVYGMILVKEFGGDRQDILRQSVKFVPLWAVIFALIFNVFNIPIFDLAGSILDYFADSTIPLIMLSLGLTIDFNAIGRSIGDSLFVSFVKLVLSPCIIFVILSLLHIGGMTFNVAILEAGMSTAMNALVLAITYDLDVKLMSSLIFTNVILSLFTLTAIISFLL comes from the coding sequence TTGCCAAGTTCATTGGAAGTAATACTTGTCCCCACTTTTATGATCATTGTAGGGTTAATGCTTAAGCGATTGTCAATTCTTGAATCATCAGACAGTAAACTTTTAACCAAGATTGTATTGAACATATCCCTTCCGGCATTGATATTTGTCAACCTTTCAAAAGCTGACATAACAGGGGACATGCTTATCTTACCTGTAATGGGATTGCTTTTAAGTTTCATGTTGCTATGTACGGCATATTTCTATAGCAGATTCAGGAATTATTCAAAGAAGACCACCTGGACTATCATGATTGCATCCTCCATGATGAACACGGGATTTATCGGATTTCCCGTATCATTGGGTGTTTTTGGCAATGCCGGATTTTTGCACGCAATTTTCTATGATCTGTCTACAACGATACTCTTTATTGTATATGGGATGATTCTGGTTAAGGAGTTTGGCGGAGATAGACAGGATATATTAAGGCAGTCGGTTAAGTTTGTACCATTATGGGCAGTAATATTTGCATTGATATTCAATGTATTTAACATTCCAATATTTGACTTGGCAGGAAGCATACTTGATTATTTTGCCGATTCAACCATTCCCCTTATCATGCTGTCATTGGGTTTAACCATTGACTTCAATGCAATTGGCCGCAGCATCGGTGATTCACTGTTTGTATCGTTTGTCAAGTTGGTCTTATCGCCTTGTATTATCTTCGTAATCTTATCTTTATTGCATATAGGAGGCATGACGTTCAATGTTGCAATTCTCGAGGCTGGAATGTCTACTGCCATGAATGCACTGGTACTGGCCATTACTTATGACTTGGATGTTAAGCTTATGAGCAGTCTCATATTCACAAATGTCATTTTAAGCCTGTTTACATTGACGGCCATCATATCTTTTTTACTCTAA
- a CDS encoding AEC family transporter: MTASFEIILVPTIMIMVGLFLKHFNFLDSSDSQVLNKIVVNIALPCLIFINLSKATINPDVMVLPVTAIFLVFTTAVMAYIYSRFRNYSKSTTWTIILASSMMNTAFIGYPVIMGVLGNEGFISSIFYDMAMALMFVLYAMILVGVFGGNKRQVIRDGLTFMPLWAVLFALIFNFFNIELGYVLETSLGYLSQATIPLIMLSLGLTLDLNSVKSNISDTAFILFTRLLFAPILILIIYKALDIQSLVYHVAVLDSAMPIAMNCLVLSINYDLDNELMASAIFLSTILCVVTLTLFITFM, from the coding sequence ATGACAGCTTCATTTGAAATCATATTGGTACCTACAATAATGATAATGGTAGGATTATTTTTAAAACATTTTAATTTCCTAGATTCAAGTGATAGCCAAGTATTAAATAAGATTGTTGTAAACATCGCACTGCCCTGTCTTATATTTATCAACCTGTCTAAAGCTACCATCAACCCCGATGTCATGGTCCTACCGGTAACTGCAATATTCTTAGTATTCACGACGGCAGTGATGGCATATATCTATTCCAGATTCAGAAACTATTCCAAAAGCACCACATGGACGATAATTCTGGCTTCATCCATGATGAACACTGCATTTATAGGCTACCCTGTAATAATGGGAGTGCTTGGAAATGAGGGTTTCATATCATCAATATTTTATGACATGGCAATGGCATTGATGTTTGTATTATATGCAATGATACTTGTAGGAGTATTTGGTGGAAACAAACGACAGGTAATCCGTGACGGATTAACATTCATGCCATTATGGGCAGTGCTGTTTGCATTGATATTCAATTTCTTTAACATTGAATTGGGCTATGTATTGGAAACATCACTCGGGTATCTGTCTCAAGCTACCATACCACTTATCATGTTGTCATTGGGGTTAACGTTGGACTTGAATTCAGTAAAGTCCAACATATCCGATACGGCATTCATATTGTTCACAAGACTATTGTTTGCACCAATTTTAATATTGATAATTTATAAAGCATTGGATATCCAATCATTAGTATATCATGTTGCAGTCCTTGACTCAGCCATGCCCATTGCAATGAATTGTCTGGTATTGTCTATCAACTATGATTTGGATAACGAACTGATGGCCAGTGCCATATTTTTATCAACAATACTCTGTGTTGTAACATTAACATTATTCATAACATTTATGTAA
- a CDS encoding DUF2112 family protein, protein MKVALIPEGGVLITNLIFKNGHTPLQMYEMTPEKARKKDPYDEELIDYDSPLYNLTGRLVQAGNKYVSNEVPSAIKGRLSLAEHILREAEAVIVLGRAPKNRTRMYDRLNSTILLYGGVGRGNFPKYLLYLLRKKNVPRLEMAYPTNRDELIKLFERTNTFLQNLENYPNDYVSNTDNLTTDAVPYKKRISVNEFESIVKENNVN, encoded by the coding sequence ATGAAAGTAGCTTTAATACCGGAGGGCGGCGTGTTAATTACAAACCTGATTTTTAAAAATGGACACACTCCCCTACAAATGTATGAAATGACACCTGAAAAGGCAAGAAAAAAAGATCCATATGATGAGGAGTTAATAGATTATGACTCACCGTTGTATAATTTAACTGGTAGATTAGTACAGGCAGGAAATAAATATGTCTCCAATGAGGTGCCGTCGGCCATTAAAGGAAGACTTTCATTGGCAGAGCATATCCTTCGGGAAGCAGAAGCAGTAATAGTATTGGGAAGAGCACCTAAAAATAGGACACGAATGTATGATAGATTAAACAGTACAATACTACTTTATGGTGGAGTCGGTAGAGGTAACTTTCCCAAATACCTTCTATATCTTCTTAGAAAAAAGAATGTTCCACGATTGGAGATGGCATATCCGACCAATCGTGATGAATTAATAAAACTGTTTGAAAGGACAAATACATTCCTCCAAAATCTTGAAAATTATCCTAATGATTACGTGTCTAATACGGATAATCTAACTACAGATGCGGTGCCCTATAAAAAAAGGATTTCAGTTAATGAGTTTGAGAGTATAGTAAAGGAAAATAATGTGAATTAA
- a CDS encoding 3-isopropylmalate dehydratase small subunit yields MQKIIEGRALKLGDDIDTDSILPGRYLTLSKAEDLGKHVMEGYDLHYKDKIREGDVLVAGSNFGCGSSREHAPIAIKAAGIQAVVAKSFARIFYRNATNIGLPLVEAPNGPDEIDEEDIVKLNLEEGSMKNMSKDKEYKTTKLPPFMFEILENGGLIDYLNNTEFKE; encoded by the coding sequence ATGCAAAAAATTATTGAAGGAAGAGCACTTAAACTCGGTGACGACATAGATACAGACAGCATACTACCTGGAAGATACCTGACGCTAAGCAAAGCCGAAGATCTGGGCAAACACGTAATGGAAGGATACGACCTTCACTACAAGGACAAAATCAGGGAGGGTGATGTACTGGTAGCAGGTTCCAACTTCGGTTGTGGATCAAGCCGTGAACACGCCCCTATAGCAATCAAAGCAGCGGGCATTCAGGCAGTAGTTGCCAAATCATTTGCACGCATATTCTATAGAAATGCTACAAACATAGGTTTACCATTGGTTGAAGCACCAAATGGACCTGATGAAATAGATGAAGAGGACATAGTCAAACTTAACCTGGAAGAGGGAAGTATGAAAAACATGTCCAAAGACAAAGAATATAAAACAACAAAATTACCGCCATTCATGTTTGAAATACTTGAAAACGGTGGACTAATCGATTACTTAAACAACACAGAATTCAAAGAATAA
- the hacA gene encoding homoaconitase large subunit yields MSMTMSEKILAKASGNEKVEAGDIIMADIDVAMVHDLTGPLTLQSLEQINTDKVWNPDKIVIPFDHQVPADSLDAAKNHQIMREFVKEQGIKNFYDVYEGVCHQVVPEKGHALPGTVIVGSDSHTCTNGALGAFSTGIGSTDMAMVFATGQLWFKVPETIQYNITGKLPENVTSKDVILNIIGQVGQDGATYKACEYAGETVQNMDMSDRLVMSNMAIEMGGKTGLVEPDKVTDEYLKNRTNKPYTKFTTDSDAASLEVMDIDVSQLEPQVACPNYVDNVKPASECEDVEIDQVFIGSCTNGRLKDLEQAARILKGNKIKKGVRALVIPSSRTIYKQALDEGLMDIFVDAGALVCNPCCGPCLGGHIGLIGDGEVSLSTSNRNFKGRQGSPEGKVYLSSPIVAAESALTGHITAPRNR; encoded by the coding sequence ATGTCAATGACAATGAGTGAAAAGATACTCGCAAAGGCTTCAGGCAACGAGAAGGTTGAAGCCGGAGATATAATCATGGCAGATATCGATGTTGCCATGGTTCATGACCTGACAGGTCCACTGACCCTACAGTCACTAGAACAGATTAACACTGACAAGGTCTGGAATCCCGACAAGATAGTCATACCATTTGACCATCAGGTACCAGCAGACTCACTTGATGCTGCAAAAAATCATCAGATAATGAGAGAATTTGTAAAAGAACAAGGAATTAAAAACTTCTATGATGTATATGAAGGAGTATGTCATCAGGTAGTACCTGAAAAGGGACATGCCCTACCAGGAACAGTTATTGTAGGTAGTGACTCACATACATGTACCAATGGTGCACTTGGTGCTTTTTCAACAGGTATCGGTTCAACCGATATGGCCATGGTATTTGCCACCGGACAGTTATGGTTTAAAGTACCGGAGACGATACAGTACAACATCACAGGAAAACTACCGGAAAACGTTACAAGTAAGGATGTAATATTAAACATCATCGGCCAGGTAGGCCAGGACGGTGCTACCTACAAGGCATGTGAATATGCCGGTGAAACCGTGCAAAACATGGACATGTCCGATAGGCTTGTCATGAGTAACATGGCAATAGAGATGGGCGGTAAAACAGGACTTGTAGAGCCTGACAAGGTAACCGATGAATACCTTAAAAACAGGACAAACAAGCCATACACGAAGTTTACAACAGACAGTGATGCAGCAAGCCTTGAGGTAATGGATATTGATGTAAGCCAACTGGAACCACAGGTAGCATGTCCTAACTATGTGGATAATGTAAAACCTGCATCAGAATGCGAAGACGTGGAAATTGACCAGGTATTTATTGGTTCATGTACCAATGGAAGACTTAAGGACCTAGAACAGGCAGCACGCATACTTAAAGGAAACAAGATTAAAAAAGGCGTTAGAGCACTTGTCATACCATCATCCAGAACCATCTATAAACAGGCACTGGATGAAGGACTTATGGACATCTTCGTTGATGCCGGAGCATTGGTATGTAACCCATGTTGTGGTCCATGTCTTGGTGGACATATCGGCCTTATAGGTGATGGAGAAGTAAGCCTATCCACATCAAACCGTAACTTCAAAGGAAGACAGGGAAGCCCAGAGGGTAAAGTATACCTAAGTTCCCCAATAGTAGCAGCAGAAAGTGCACTGACCGGTCACATAACTGCACCAAGAAATAGATAA
- a CDS encoding DUF3781 domain-containing protein — protein MNSDIINTLFSNIDKIHTTQMGIGRIKRNLKLDLDDGDVVDYCIKRISEYDEVVLKGKNYYIHVDDMIFTVNKNSFTIITAHLK, from the coding sequence ATGAATTCTGATATAATAAATACTTTATTTTCAAATATTGACAAAATTCACACAACACAAATGGGCATTGGCCGCATTAAAAGAAACCTGAAGCTTGACTTGGATGATGGGGATGTTGTGGATTATTGTATAAAGAGAATTAGTGAATATGATGAGGTAGTATTAAAGGGTAAAAATTATTATATTCACGTGGATGACATGATTTTTACGGTTAACAAGAACTCATTTACAATAATAACCGCCCATCTCAAATAA
- the ribH gene encoding 6,7-dimethyl-8-ribityllumazine synthase, translating to MIKIGAVVAEFNFDITSMMLELAKEHAKFLGAEITEVFPVPGVYDMPLAIKKLLEDDNVDAVITLGAVIEGDTHHDEIVVQHAARKITDLSLEYNKPVTLGISGPGMTRLEAHKRVEYGKRAVEAAVKLVKRLE from the coding sequence ATGATTAAGATAGGAGCAGTAGTAGCAGAATTTAATTTTGATATTACCAGTATGATGTTGGAACTAGCAAAGGAACATGCAAAATTTTTAGGTGCTGAAATAACAGAAGTGTTCCCAGTACCGGGCGTTTATGACATGCCATTGGCTATAAAGAAATTGTTGGAAGACGATAACGTAGATGCTGTAATTACATTAGGTGCCGTTATCGAAGGAGACACTCATCATGATGAGATTGTAGTCCAACATGCAGCACGTAAAATTACTGATTTATCCCTGGAATACAATAAGCCAGTTACCCTTGGAATATCAGGTCCTGGTATGACCAGACTTGAAGCACACAAAAGAGTAGAATATGGAAAACGTGCAGTGGAAGCTGCAGTAAAATTAGTTAAAAGATTAGAGTAG